A portion of the Salminus brasiliensis chromosome 11, fSalBra1.hap2, whole genome shotgun sequence genome contains these proteins:
- the gmfg gene encoding glia maturation factor gamma isoform X1, whose translation MSSSLVVCEVDPSLKEKLKKFRFRKETTNAAILMKIDMERQLVILEEEYEDISLDDLREELPERQPRYIVYSYKLTHADGRVSYPLCFIFSSPVGCKPEQQMMYAGSKNRLVQSAELTKVFETRNADDLTETWLKEKLSFFR comes from the exons ATG TCAAGCTCCCTGGTCGTGTGTGAGGTGGACCCAAGCCTGAAAGAAAAACTGAAGAAGTTTCGCTTTCGTAAGGAGACCACCAACGCTGCCATACTGA TGAAAATTGACATGGAGAGACAACTGGTCATCTTAGAAGAGGAGTATGAG GACATCTCACTGGACGACCTGAGGGAGGAACTTCCAGAGCGGCAGCCCAG GTACATAGTGTACAGCTACAAGCTGACGCATGCAGACGGCAGAGTGTCCTATCCCCTGTGCTTCATCTTCTCCAGCCCCGTAG GCTGCAAACCTGAACAGCAGATGATGTACGCCGGCAGCAAAAACCGACTGGTCCAGTCAGCAGAACTCACCAAG GTGTTCGAGACTCGGAACGCCGACGACCTGACCGAGACGTGGCTGAAGGAAAAACTGTCTTTCTTTCGCTGA
- the gmfg gene encoding glia maturation factor gamma isoform X2, with product MKIDMERQLVILEEEYEDISLDDLREELPERQPRYIVYSYKLTHADGRVSYPLCFIFSSPVGCKPEQQMMYAGSKNRLVQSAELTKVFETRNADDLTETWLKEKLSFFR from the exons A TGAAAATTGACATGGAGAGACAACTGGTCATCTTAGAAGAGGAGTATGAG GACATCTCACTGGACGACCTGAGGGAGGAACTTCCAGAGCGGCAGCCCAG GTACATAGTGTACAGCTACAAGCTGACGCATGCAGACGGCAGAGTGTCCTATCCCCTGTGCTTCATCTTCTCCAGCCCCGTAG GCTGCAAACCTGAACAGCAGATGATGTACGCCGGCAGCAAAAACCGACTGGTCCAGTCAGCAGAACTCACCAAG GTGTTCGAGACTCGGAACGCCGACGACCTGACCGAGACGTGGCTGAAGGAAAAACTGTCTTTCTTTCGCTGA